The following is a genomic window from Hemibagrus wyckioides isolate EC202008001 linkage group LG22, SWU_Hwy_1.0, whole genome shotgun sequence.
ATACACTTTATTCATAATGACAAACACAAAGGCCACTGGGACTGACTGGGGGACTGACAGTCTGTTGCTTGCTAAACACAACTATACAATTATAGTTATACAAAGTCACATCTGgatatattttgtaaaattcCACACACAATATTTTGTAAAGTAGCATGCTACATATATTATCCATGTTGTAACATATGTTTTATAACTTATTGTCACGtcttgtgtgtatgcatgtgccACTAAAAGCATAAAGCGTTTTCTGTATGTCACTAATACAGCACTGTAAACTTTTCCAGCTATAATGATCGCGTTCTATTGTGACATACATTCTTGATGACTTTTTAATGGGTGGCACAGAAGAGAAACAATAACTGAAGCCGGTTGTTGCGTAAATCATAACCAACTCTCATAAAGCCTCTGCTGATAATAATTCAGTGAGTGACTGGGAATGTAGATACACTCAAATTGCCATTAAACACTCGTTATGCAGCTGGACGTTAAACTTCGTCCTTCGTGGAGTAAACAAAACTGTGTCTCGGCTACAGGCTAAATGAAGATGGATGGACTTTTGATAGACTGAATCCATTTTCACTTCAGGTTAATGTTTGCATCAAGAACTTTTCCTGCTTACGAGGCTCAATAAGATTCAATCACAGGCTTTGCGCCAGGTCTCGGGGCAATTCCCCTCTCGCCCCCGCGTCAATTTCACACCCTGCATTGTTATTACCGAGTGTGGAATGAGATGAGGCAAGCGGAAGATTGAAGACGGTCACTCTTTCTCACTCGCGCACCAATGAATCTCAGGTTCAGATATGAAAAAGATTGAAGTGAAGTCAGCTGTATAACAATTGTGTAATTTCTGTGTGATGACAATCTGAGCAAAACGGaaccagactgaaaaaaaaaaaaaaacgcggCGTGTCATATCTActttgtgtttactcagtgAAGAGTTTCTACTGATTTTATTGTACTCATTATAATCGCTACAAATATTAAAGCATGAGTCATGAAACTTAATTCCAGGGAAGTTGGCGTTCTGAATAAAATATGGCATTTGTGAAAAACGAAACACATTCAATCAGAAAAGAAAGCTCTTTCAGCCAGTGGTTTTAGTGTGGGTCGGGCTTTCTGATGTGAGTCAAGTGAATTTTTACATGCAAATTACATATTTTAGCTGCTCGGCAACCTTCATCGGTGGAAAGCATGTTAGACAGAATGCTCGATTCGGATTGGTCAGAAAACGGCCTTGTTTATTGCTACTATATCATTAGCAATAAAAGGAACTTGTTTCATGGACGTtacataacattaaatattaacatagACAGATAAAATTGCTATTGTATAAGAGGAAAATAATGCTTCGGGACATAATTAACTTAGCATAATTAACAGCTTGGCTTTGCCTCATGTCATATCACACCATCTAGTTGTTATTTTTCTTCCTTATGATTACACCTTCAATCCAATCCAAAGTGCAACATAAATGATTCAGGTCACATTGATATCTGCAGAGACATCACTGaataaacaactttttttttttaagtgtacgGTATAGTGTATGCTTTATGCAAATCCTCCCACCTTTATGACAGTCGCTGTTTTATTTATGAGTGTCGGTAATGAGAGTGAAAGGTTAGcttacacacagaaaaaaaggaaaagaacaaCAGGAAGATGGAGGTGATCTAACAGCCCTTTTGTAGGTTATGGATTGAAATAGCCTACGCAGCCATGGCAGAGTGTCCTGACCTGCAAATCTGACATTCTCTTAAGGTTCTTGTTTCTGCTTCACGACGTTGATGCTGTTGGCACAGTGAGTTATTCTACTCTGGTGAATGAGAAATGCTTTTTCACATATCATATGTCATGAAAATGCCTTCAAGTACCACCCACATCTGCGACGGGAAATGAGTTCTCGCTCTGATTATCAGCATCGTTTACATCAGTCTCCGTCTCATCACCTGAGCTGAAAGTCACTCGTAGCTTATATtcttcaccctgtgtgtgtggagtttgcatgtttttgttttgcctcAGGgctttcctctgggtactccagtttcctccccagtctaaagacatgtgttgttGGCTGACTGGCATATCTAAAATGTCTGCAATGTGTaaatctgtgagtgtgtgtgtgattgcaccCTTCACCTTCTGCCCTGAGTCCCAGGGGCCAGACTCTAGACTCCCCATGACACTGTGTACTGTAGGATAACTGGTACcgaaaataaatggatggatggactgcaAGACTATAATGGACAGCCGATATCTGATTCCAAATGCAACTGATGTCCATTTTGCTATGGCACATCCATATCCAACAGCTTGATCAAAGCACAGCAATCATTAAGCTCAGGATCATGTAAAGATGCCAGAGATGTCATAAAAAAGCAATGACTACAATGACATCCAGTCGGTCGCCTAGACCAGCTCACCTTAATGAGAGTACATTTTAGGCAAAATGTCAGGTGCTATGACCGTCCAATCATATATGCATATTCTAGTAGCATCCATTTCTAAAGCTTAAAACAAATATCTGTATTTTAGATGTCTATGAGTGAACCACTAGGAGAAGCAAAGAACAATTTAGTTGCAATGCTGCAGCGTCACATCACAGTCACAAAATTCTAAATAGTTACTATTAATAACACTACTGGGGCTGAAAGCAAAAAGTCACAGATATATCATTATTTCCTAGTTGTTTTGTCCATGTCAGTGACAATTTAAGACTTGTGTGTATCCTTCACTGGGGGCTTTGTGCTGCTTGTAGCTGGTCATGACTGTGGATCTGAATACTAAACACATTCAGAAGTGCTGAAAGGACTCATTCAGGCTTTGTCCCAAATGGTAGTCTACTTAGTATTAGGCTGTTGTTTTAAAgagaaatgattaaatgattgggagaaaaaaacatgtaacaaAAACATGATTTAAAACTAGAAATCAAGTCAGAGTTCATTCATGTGCCTGATATCACTGTGAACTAGGGTCATGTTTGACTTGCAAGATTTCTAAATGCATGCACACGGAGAGACAGGTTGTATCTGTggaaaatagagagaaagactcattctgtgttctttgtgtataacagtaacaaaaaaaaacaaataatctcAAGAGTGATGAGTAGGGGGCCAGTAACCCCAAGTCAGTAAAACCTTTAGGGaattaacaagaaaaaaatatcatatgataataataattaataatatagtCTGATATTAGTCACTGCTGCTTCACTACCCTGTTGAAAAATTACTTtagggatgtgctgttataggaaaacaatcaacaacaAGGTGTGTGATGAGGACGTGTGTATTTTTGATCAATTAAAATATTTCCTACAGCAGCATGTcctgaaatatgtttttttcattttataaccACAGAAATTTGCCAACAATTTTTCTCCATTATGGCTATAAACAGTCTGTTCTGCTGCAGCCTCTCTCTTCCTTCATTATGTGGgtgaattaatcaacacctatCTGAGCCCTctgtggttctctctctctctctctttcgagcagtgagatgaaggtgtgtgtattcatgAGCCAAAAAGGGTGAACTGAAAACCTGCCAAGTTTTCAGGTCTGCTTAGactttgttcttttatttttttaatcttttactaTTGTGCTGCAAATCAATCCAACAAAGCTGTGATAAATGTTTGAACTTCTTACAAGCTACTGGATTTAATTCTCTTCTGTCACACGTTCTGAAAACTTTAGAAGTCCTTACAGGAAAACAGAAGGTCCTAAAGGACTCATTTGGGACACACGGGGGACTGGTTTAAATTGGCCTACTTCAGTAGTACTCTTTCCTTTGCTTAAAGCAAATCCAGTTCTGTCACATCACATCTCCTAAACAAGAATCCCTCATTCGTAAttaacattgaaacagtgtgttgtAGAGATAAGAGAATCTAACTGATTCATCTTAATGCATCCTTGTGAAAAAGTTTAATCTTCAATGCTCTTATTTGTCTgatctgctgctgtaatcataaacacaGTCTTGTGCTCATCCCATCCATTTACTATACacctttattcctaattagggtcatggggatctgctgaagcctatcccagcacacattgggcaaaaggcagggcctggacaggtcactacagggccacatatatacagacatccacacacactctcagggcCAACTTAGAATTagcaatcaacctaatgtacatgggaggaaaccagagtaaactcacactagcacagggagaacatgcaaactgcctgtttgaacctgggattcaaacccatgaccttcttgctgtgaggcacgagtgctaaccactaagccaccctgTGCTCATCCCAGCACTTTTAATGCTCAATCTACTCAAAGTAAACATCTTTCCAACACACTCTGTCCTTTTTCTTCATATACTGTGgtgatttatttcagtttatatttcacacactcctcaagcTTTCTTCATATAGGTTTTCTTTAATAACATCATCTCAGGTTTACTCAATAAGGAGTTACTCAATTAAGTGTTATAGCAAGTGTTATAAATGAGCCAATAACAGGTGTTAGTCTTAGATATTCAACAGTTCATTCACAGCTCAGTATATCACAAATAACGTCTTAAAGAGTTTTACATGGCTGCTTATTTGTTACATATTGCAGGTTTCAAgtgaaatttttattttcagtttaaaaagcaaacaaaatgtTTGTCGCGTGCAGTGAAACCCCCTATTCACGCGCGCGCACGTGCATATATTcacctttaaaaatatatatgtgtatataccgtatatatatattttaacaaagcattttattttccCAAAAAAACATCACGCTGCTGTGTAATCACTACATAACAGAAATTtagtattatatataaaaaagaaaaagtattaTATAGACTGACCCACTTCCTCAGGAACTTCTCTCGGTGTTTATTAGGACAGAAATCCGGATCTTCATCTTGAGTTTCAAAACACGACGctgaagtgtgtgagtgtgtgtgagtgtgtgtgttcatgcaatAAAGATCCTCTCCGTGATTTCCCCGCTTGCGGTTTACTTTTTCGAGAGCAAAAATGAAATTTTCGCGTTGAGTAACGGTATCGGTTCACGCGctctgaacagtgtgtgtgtacaatagtATGGTCCCACAGGGGGCGTGGCTTCGACCCCGCGACATTACAAAGCCTCGAGCGAAAACAAAGCACTCGTTTGTGGgttgttttttctattttttgaaCGCGCGCGATTAAGCTGAGACAATGCGCATCTGCTGGGCGCGCGCACCCGAGACTTTCCCATATtacacatgcagagagagagagagagtgagagagagagagagagagagagagagagagagagtttacaCGCAGAGAGCAAGGCAGTAGGGAGAGACTGAAGGGACAGAGTGAAACACAGAGATTCAAAAAGattgcagatagatagatagatagatagatagatagatagatagatagatagatagatagatagatagatagatagatagagattcAGTGGAATACAGACATTTTCTTCATGTGGACCAAATGTTTCAAAAAGTCATGTGTAATGTTAGGTAAAATCCACAGTCAGGAAATATGGTACTCATCAaagctttaattattattattattattattattattattattattattattattattataggtgTAGTGTACTAAAAGCTTGTATTGTTTTTCCATTCCATTGTTTTTCCATTAATATAATTGTAACTCCCCCTTTTGTAGACAGGtgggaagcaaaaaaaaagggaggggacaaaagggaaaggaaaagaaataaagaaattaaatgaaagaaataatgaaaaccaagcaaaaaaacaatattCCCAAatattaatagatagatagatagatagatagatagatagatagatagatagatagatagatagatagatagatagatagatagatagaactaaTTTACACCATTTTCAAGTTGCCAGATGTAACACTGCAAAATGGCGAATACTTGGAGAGCCCTTGAACTGCAGCTACACAAGTAATAAAAGTTTATAGGCAGACACAATATGTGCTGCTCTTGATATGCCCCTGGTGCTGCGTACACACTCTTCAGGTGCAGGATGTAAGCAGTCTGTGAAAACTGCACTGAAAGCATGTTCACTTTGTCTTTATGAGTCCCAGGGAAGACACCAGCAAATGAAAAAAGTCAAGTCTTTCCAGTCATCAGAACACATAAAATACAGCTTCATTAGTCAGAAATGTTAGTTTTGCCCTAGATCATGTAGCTAATACATTAGGGaagtgtgtagtttatggttTAGCAAACTGTTTGAGCCACACTCACCTCAAACCATGCCTAGTTTTGCAATTGAACGTTTCAGAGAAATCGATCATAACACAGAAAACGCTTCTCAGTACAAAATTAAGTTTGTACAtaatatcataaaataaaagaatatttacaataaactTTCTGTGAAGTATCTGTTTTTAAACAATAGACTACACAATTCCCTAATAAATATACACATGCCCTACGTTCACCTCATAGCTCAGGTCtgaaaataaagaggaaaatgtATAGAAGCTATGAATCAGATATCAAACATATTCAGATGATCAAgtagaaatgtaaattttattattcacatacacagtaaTATAAACAATATGGAGATTTGTCATAGAAATGAATCCGGTTAGTACAAGCTCTACTCCCTGGTCGAGAGCCTGAATAACCTTCAGGAAGAAGCTCCCAATCATTCTCTTTGCCTTCAGAGAGTAGAAGTGTCCATGTTTCAGATGACTGAGGTCACAAACTTCACTATCTGCCTGGCCTTGGTTCAACACTTttcttggcttttttttttcccatagaTGTTGGCAGTGCCATTATTCATTTATCATCTTCAGTGATGACGTAAATTCTGCAATGGAAACTTTTTTCAGCTGTTTGTGGTAAAACTACTGTAATTAATTctgatacattttttttaattaatttacacagatcaggcataacattatgaccacctgcctaatattgtgttggtcccccttttgttgccaaaacagccctgaaccttcatgcactgtgtattctgacacctttctatcagaaccagcattaacttcttcagcaatttgagcaacagtagctcgtctgtaggatcggatcacacgggccagccttctctccccacgtgcatcagggAGCCTtgtccgcccatgaccctgtcatcggttcaccactgttccttctttggaccacttttgatagatactgaccactgcagaccgggaacaccccacaagagctgtagttttggagatgcactgatccagtggtctagccatcacaatttggccaaactcgctgaaatccttatttttcctgcttctaacacatcaactttgaggacaaaatgttcacttgctgcctaatatatcccacccactaacaggtgccatgatgaggagatcatcagtgttattcacttcatctggtactgctcataatgttatgcctgatcggtgtattctTGATACATTTGGGATATTTTACGTAGATTTATTTTGTTCTCAgagcagcaaaaacaaaacaaaaattttaatacaaagacatttcaaggcagcaggtgaaaatgaaaagagatGCCTGGGTGACAGGAATCTCAGAGATGATCAAGCACACATGCTGATATGATGCACTGCTTTAAAATCCACACAAAATTttgtatgcaaaaaaaaaaaacaaaaccacagtcACATTTTCAAACACAATTCAACCTCCATGATTCTTTCTAATGCAAAAGGTTCACGTCTGATCTCAGGCCTCCTGCTAAGCTTGGAAACACAGTAACACCTGACCAAGAACGAATCAAAGATCCTCGTCTGGATGGAAAACACGTGCGTGACCTTGCAGAGAGCAAAAAATTATCATCTGACTTGGACTAGAAACAGGTTCCCACTGGTTTTTGGCAGCAGCGCTAACGGCTAACGGTGGGACGTGGCTCTGACTGAAGAGAGGTGTTTGGAGAAGCTGTTCATTCTCTCATGACTGAGCAGAAATCGTTCTTAACGTGAAATCGGGTTGAAGACGTTTTTTGTGTTTCGTTCTACAGGTTTCTGATATTAGAAACCATTCGGGTGATGATCCATGATCTATATTTACAGGCATCAAGTGATCTAAAGTAATTTATTATGACAGGTTTATAAATatgactcgtgtgtgtgtgtgtgtgtgtgtgtgtgtgtggcaaatGGACAAAAGACACATGGATTAGCTCTGGATGATTTATTGAAGTGAGTTCATCGCCTTAGTTATTAATCATAACCTGAaagcaaagagagaaaaaaatcgaTTCAGTTGTTAATTGCTGAATTTTTTTAAGATCATACATATCACCAcgatgatgacattaaagtattCTCAGCTGTAATTAGAATGATCACtgctgtgtatgagtgttatcattaataacaccattacaccaaAGATTTTTTCTCTTACAGTTTGAACACAAAACATTTAACATGTGTTCCAGCTGAATCTTTGTGTTTAAGGATcttagcagtagtaatagtaagaGTAGTTCTAAAGGCGGTGGTAGGAGTACTAGTAGGAGTATTAGTGAGTATAGTAGTATAGTTGTAGCAGTAAGAGTAGTACTAGTAATAGTTGTCGCAGTTGCAGTACTCTAATAGTTAAAGTAGTAGTATTAGCAGAACTAGTAAGAATAGTAGCAATCGTGGCTGTAGTATTATTTAAAGCAGTAATATTAGCAGTTCTAATAATACCAAGAGTAATAAGTGTAGCGGTCaaagtaatagtattagtagaaGTTTTATCCCAAAGCTGCTTACAGTTACCTTTGATAAAAGCATctacaaaatgaataaatgtagtGTTAGTCATAGCAGTAAGGGTAGTGGCAGTAGTATAGTTATAGTAGTGGAAGTATTAATGGTATCCCTAGTAGTGGTTGATGTTATGGCAGTATCAACAGTAATCATAgaagtagtagtaatggtaatAGGTAATAAGAGTAGTGGTTCATGAGAACACAGTTCGCTTGGTCACCTGGTCGATCCAGTCGTTGTAGGCAGATACGCGGGTGAAGACGGTGGGTTTCTTCTCGTAGTTGCAGCCGAGGCCTGAGACGAAGCTGGCAATGCCGTGCACTTCCCACAAACCTTCAGCGTTCTTGCAGTTCAGAGGACCACCAGAGTCACCCTGCAGAAACACAGTAAAGGTTCACACACCAGGCAACGGGGCAACTGTATACCGAGTTGTTTCTCTGTCATTGTATCATTAGTTGATTAAGAACACTGATACTAGATGTGAAGGTTCGTAGCTCACATTATGAGCTGAAACTCCAGTGAACAGTCAGGATATGAGAATATTAAAATTTAGATATTtacaaaatggcaaaaaaaaaacagcagaaattGATGCATTAGCTTGGATTAGAGGCATGACAGAGAATTAGCAGGGCATATACCAAATATTTACTAAGTTATGGTGTTAAAAAGGACGAAAACTGGTCAGATATAATTTGGGTGAGGAATCCGTGATGGTACGAGTgtatcagaaacagcagcacTGTTGAAATTGTGTCAAAATAGTTTTAAAGACGCCAATTAAGACCAACTTGTGTCTATGATAAAGCCTAAATCCTCCGTGTGGATGGAGTATTACCAGATAGTGGAACATTTATATggaaatctacacacacacacacactctgacattgACGTTAATCATTACCGACAGCAAGTTAACTGAAAATATCGAATGCCATCACTCACGTTGCATCCTGCGACGATGCCGTCACCACCGGCGCACAGCAGAGTGTCTTTCAGCAAAGCACCCCACCAGTCGGGTTTGGAGCAGGTGGCGTGGTCAACTACGGGCATCAGAGCCTGCTGCAGCTTATCAGCGATGGGACCTCCAgctgaaaagaagaagaagaacaagcctttattatcaccacacatacattacagcacagtggaatagggtcagagtgcaggggcagctatgatgcagcacccctggagcagagagggttaagggcctttctcaactgcccaacagtggtagcttggcagtgctggggtttgaacccttACCTTCTGATCATCAacccacttgagctaccactgccccacaaGTCACACGTAATAATAACTCTTAACCATTCCTAAGGCTTTTTACACATTCAAAATTAACCTTTGGGGTGTTAAAATGGTGAAACCAGTGCAAGACCTAGTAAAGTAgttttcctgttttttgtgtttttacatTAAAGGACCTGAGTAGAGTCATTATTTTGTAATAACAGAGAGTCTACCCAAAATGCACTTtaagccacacacacagcacttactGGAGGTTCTGCCCCAGCCGGTGATGTAGCAGGGGTAGTTGTTGGGGAGGATGGTACCAGCAAGAGGCAAGCAGCCCAACTGCACAGAGTCGCTCAGGGTCACATGTTCAGTGAGCTTAATCAGAGCGATGTCAAACCTGAATCACACAGATGAACTCAAAACTCATATCTTTGTGTGTATCATTTGAATCgttcaaagagaaagagaaagagcttCTTCTCACCCGAAAGCTACAAAGATGGGGTTCCACTTCTCATGAACAATGATCTTCTCAGGAGTCATGGCCATGGATCcagcctcctcctccaccaGGTTGTATTTTCCCACATACACACGGTAGGTGTTCTGCTGGCTGTGAGAAAGTACAGCAAAACATTTACCATAATCTGGTAGCTGTGTTGTCTTACAGAATTCTACTATACATAAGCGCAGCAACAAAAAAGTAGACGGTCATACTTGATACAGTGAGCAGCGGTCATCACCCAGTTGGTGGCGATCAGCGATCCTCCGCAGGTGTGTCTCCACTCAGAGTTTCTCAGGTACTGCAGAGAGATCTgtggaaaaagacaaaaacagccTTTTACGATCCAGACACAACGTataaaggaaagagaaagaaatacagagaaaggaaagaagaatcACCTGCCAGGGCCAGCTGTGAGGAATGGCGTCCACTCCATTGACCACACGGGTGGTGAGGGGCTGGATGGGGGGACTGCCACACCCCAAAGCTAAAGCATCAACACAATAATCAGTCAGTTCATTAATAATGCCAAGGCGTGTTGGACTGGATTGTTTTGCCACATTCACATTTACAAGATCTACTTAAACCATTTCTTTACAATTTCTTCCAGtttgcattttttaatttaattaacaaaTATCGTAAAAGTCCCTGTCCAGATGTTGAGGCTGCTTACCGCTAGCGATGAGCACCGATGCCAAAACGAATGGGAGCATGTTGCCTTGATTCTGCTGACACTTACACGTTCGGTTGAATTATATACCCTTCCTTTCGCACCCAGTTTGTGAAAAAAGTATGAATTTGGCGATCACCTATTGGATAAAAGAAACTAAATTAGTGTCAGGATTTGTGCAGCTGGGTTCCAGAAATGAATTCTCACGGccttcactctttcactcacacacacactcacacacacacacacacgttttttcTTACTATCCATGTGAGGACCTTACATTAACTTAATTATTAATGCATCTAATTAATTATCTACAACAActaaccttaacctcagtaaACTCTTTTACTCAAAATCAAATCTGCagttttttaagtttttattttacttcacaGGGACAGAACCAGATGATGTTTCACCGTATCTGATCTTCATTGGGTGGTGTTTCATTTGTAACCTTCCTTTTAAATGTACTGTACATATCTAAAGGTTTTTTCCAAGAAAGCCATTCTGGTACATTATCTGAGTTAAAGCAGGTCACCATATGGCGCTTTCTCATGTCATGTCAGGTTGCATGAACTTGTGCCTAGTTATGTAAAATAGAATATCACACATATTGCTTAAGCCAGATCACTAAACATTTGTGGCCCTTAAATGCATGGCCCTAAACTTATGAAAGATTGAGTGGGGTTAGGGTGAGTTTGAGATGAAACAATTTGAGACATGTCTGATTAACTAAGACTGCTGTCTTAATTCTCTAAActattcttatttttcttcgTTTTGCTGCTTATGTACTTGTGCTTGTCTCAAGTAcataagttttgggacacccctccaaatcattgaattcaggtattg
Proteins encoded in this region:
- the ela3l gene encoding elastase 3 like produces the protein MLPFVLASVLIASALGCGSPPIQPLTTRVVNGVDAIPHSWPWQISLQYLRNSEWRHTCGGSLIATNWVMTAAHCINQQNTYRVYVGKYNLVEEEAGSMAMTPEKIIVHEKWNPIFVAFGFDIALIKLTEHVTLSDSVQLGCLPLAGTILPNNYPCYITGWGRTSTGGPIADKLQQALMPVVDHATCSKPDWWGALLKDTLLCAGGDGIVAGCNGDSGGPLNCKNAEGLWEVHGIASFVSGLGCNYEKKPTVFTRVSAYNDWIDQVMINN